The following are from one region of the Planctomonas sp. JC2975 genome:
- a CDS encoding citrate synthase encodes MDAALPRLTAAQAAARLGVKPQTLYAYVSRGLLTRDRDASGSSFDPLEIEAFASSRRAGPVRPADAAAPGSPLMVLDTDIALIEDGELYLRGIPAAALAVGHSYEDIARWIWSPAAEAADGPGSGARFATDPIAVRAARAAVSTLPAEATALDRIQVAVPVLGALDPTRHDLGADAVRAAAERLIGGVVATLTTARDPSAAAATDHDRLAELLWRALTGRTATEVEARVLSAALVLLVDHDLAVSTLAARAAASARATPYAVVSSGLGALDSALHGNASGSASELIGLVLDGADAGTALARTLARSGRPAPGFGQPLYPGIDARARILLPLVAELNGGPRVIDAVDRLAEEVRERTGRHPNVDLALAALTTAAGMPADAGAGIFAVARCAGWIAHAIDEYGQRPLRLRPTGRYVGTAATVD; translated from the coding sequence ATGGACGCCGCACTGCCGCGCCTCACCGCGGCCCAGGCCGCCGCTCGCCTTGGCGTCAAGCCGCAGACGCTCTACGCGTACGTCTCTCGCGGACTCCTCACTCGCGACCGCGACGCGAGCGGATCGTCGTTCGACCCGCTGGAGATCGAGGCGTTCGCGTCGTCCCGCCGTGCCGGCCCTGTCCGGCCGGCGGATGCAGCGGCGCCGGGCTCGCCGCTCATGGTCCTGGACACCGACATCGCGCTCATCGAGGATGGCGAGCTGTACCTCCGCGGGATCCCTGCCGCGGCCCTGGCCGTCGGCCACTCATACGAGGACATCGCGAGGTGGATCTGGAGCCCGGCGGCCGAGGCCGCCGACGGGCCCGGATCCGGTGCGCGGTTCGCCACCGATCCGATTGCCGTCCGGGCCGCACGCGCGGCCGTCTCGACACTGCCGGCAGAGGCCACAGCCCTCGATCGCATCCAGGTCGCCGTTCCGGTGCTGGGCGCTCTGGATCCGACCCGCCACGACCTCGGTGCGGATGCGGTGCGCGCGGCGGCCGAGCGCCTCATCGGCGGAGTCGTCGCGACCCTCACGACTGCACGCGACCCGTCGGCGGCAGCTGCGACGGATCACGACCGTCTTGCGGAGCTGCTGTGGCGCGCGCTCACGGGGCGAACGGCGACGGAGGTCGAGGCGCGTGTGCTGAGCGCGGCGCTCGTGCTCCTCGTGGACCACGATCTTGCGGTGTCGACGCTCGCGGCGCGGGCCGCGGCATCCGCTCGGGCGACGCCGTACGCGGTGGTGTCGAGCGGACTCGGTGCGCTCGACTCGGCGTTGCACGGAAACGCGAGCGGATCGGCTTCCGAGCTGATCGGCCTCGTGCTCGACGGAGCGGATGCCGGCACCGCCCTCGCCCGCACGCTCGCCCGCAGCGGTCGCCCGGCGCCCGGGTTCGGGCAGCCCCTCTACCCCGGGATCGACGCGCGGGCACGCATCCTGCTTCCGCTGGTCGCAGAACTGAACGGCGGTCCACGCGTGATCGATGCCGTGGATCGGCTCGCGGAGGAGGTGCGGGAGCGCACGGGGCGGCATCCGAATGTCGATCTGGCTCTGGCCGCCCTCACGACGGCGGCCGGCATGCCTGCGGATGCCGGCGCAGGGATCTTCGCCGTCGCGCGCTGCGCCGGATGGATCGCGCACGCTATCGACGAGTACGGGCAGCGTCCACTGCGGCTGCGACCGACCGGACGTTACGTGGGAACAGCGGCGACCGTGGATTGA
- a CDS encoding citrate/2-methylcitrate synthase — translation MSPTTPGAIASSTSSRPAATPGPGPAATASATSASAAVRSGTPAPAAVAPVVVPRGLAGVVVAETSIGDVLGTEGRYHYRGHDAIELAAAGDFEAAWQLLVLGTLPEADAAAAFRDRVAALRTPPAAVLAFLESLADPREPSSVIDPLRGLQATLPVLAAVRDAAPLYDLDEAARVEEALVVGAVVPSILAAFHRASRGLDPFVPEPMRRTESDPQSEADRHGTAQGAVAEYLRLVTDREPDERAVHALSAYLVATLDHGFNASTFTTRVIASTGADMASCIVGGLGALSGPLHGGAPSRALDALDAVAGELDGSVDGSRADAIERYVRGELAAGRRLMGFGHAVYRTADPRSRLLRRIALDFGGPRVELAVEYEQTAERLLAQHKPGRDLHTNVEFYAAVVLEQCGIPREMFTPTFAMARVIGWTAHVLEQARDRKIIRPSSRYAPATSAP, via the coding sequence ATGTCCCCCACCACACCGGGCGCGATCGCGTCGTCCACCTCGAGTCGCCCCGCGGCGACGCCCGGCCCTGGACCTGCAGCAACCGCATCGGCCACCTCAGCTTCCGCCGCGGTCCGGTCGGGCACCCCCGCCCCCGCAGCCGTGGCGCCTGTCGTCGTTCCGCGCGGCCTGGCCGGTGTCGTCGTCGCGGAGACGTCGATCGGCGATGTGCTCGGCACCGAGGGTCGGTATCACTACCGCGGCCACGACGCCATCGAGCTGGCGGCTGCCGGCGACTTCGAGGCAGCCTGGCAGCTGCTGGTGCTCGGCACGCTTCCCGAAGCGGATGCCGCCGCTGCCTTCCGCGATCGCGTCGCCGCCCTGCGCACGCCGCCCGCTGCGGTGCTGGCGTTCCTGGAGTCCCTGGCCGACCCGCGAGAGCCGTCATCCGTGATCGACCCGCTCCGCGGACTGCAGGCGACGCTGCCGGTGCTCGCCGCCGTGCGCGATGCCGCGCCGCTGTACGACCTGGATGAGGCGGCCCGCGTCGAGGAGGCGCTCGTGGTGGGCGCGGTGGTGCCCAGCATCCTGGCGGCATTCCATCGCGCGTCTCGCGGGCTCGACCCGTTCGTCCCTGAGCCGATGCGGCGCACCGAATCGGACCCGCAGAGCGAGGCGGACCGGCACGGAACGGCACAGGGCGCCGTCGCCGAGTACCTGCGGCTGGTGACGGATCGCGAGCCGGACGAGCGCGCCGTCCACGCCCTGAGCGCCTACCTCGTCGCCACGCTCGACCACGGATTCAACGCGTCGACGTTCACGACGCGGGTCATCGCATCCACGGGCGCGGACATGGCCTCGTGCATCGTCGGCGGACTGGGAGCCCTCTCCGGACCGCTGCACGGCGGCGCCCCGAGCCGGGCGCTCGACGCGCTGGACGCCGTGGCAGGCGAGCTGGACGGATCGGTCGACGGATCCAGGGCCGACGCCATCGAGCGCTATGTGCGCGGCGAGCTCGCGGCCGGACGTCGCCTGATGGGATTCGGCCACGCCGTGTATCGCACCGCGGATCCGCGTTCGCGCCTCCTGCGGCGGATCGCGCTCGACTTCGGCGGCCCTCGGGTGGAGCTCGCGGTCGAGTACGAGCAGACGGCGGAGCGCCTTCTCGCTCAGCACAAGCCGGGCCGCGACCTGCACACGAACGTGGAGTTCTACGCGGCGGTCGTGCTCGAGCAGTGCGGGATCCCGCGCGAGATGTTCACGCCGACGTTCGCGATGGCGCGCGTCATCGGATGGACGGCCCACGTGCTCGAGCAGGCACGGGACCGCAAGATCATCCGCCCCTCGTCGCGCTACGCGCCTGCGACCTCGGCACCCTGA
- a CDS encoding phosphatase PAP2 family protein, whose product MNRTPRISTFLWCAAGLIAAFVAVYLFFVRTYTGQIVDERAFNGAADQHSGFVAVSEAFLTIEPYLALGLGAVLTVVIALIGRRYRHLVVAVVAVGAATALAELSKYLFLSRPETGATNVFDNSFPSGHTTVAAAAAFAVFLVTAPQWRHLAAVLGGGFAVLTGVLALISQWHRPSDVVAAYLLVAACGCLGGAVLVAWGVPPVTRSCRGLQPLWWIAGISALVSLIAFVVIYATTEQHGRHLEVAYIGGSFGIVAAGAALTAAGNRLFRHVG is encoded by the coding sequence CCACGCATCAGCACCTTCTTGTGGTGCGCGGCCGGGCTGATCGCGGCGTTCGTCGCCGTGTACCTGTTCTTCGTGCGCACATACACGGGACAGATCGTGGACGAGCGGGCCTTCAACGGCGCTGCGGATCAGCACAGCGGGTTCGTCGCCGTCTCTGAGGCGTTCCTCACGATCGAGCCGTATCTCGCGCTGGGGCTCGGTGCGGTGCTGACCGTGGTGATCGCCCTGATCGGCCGCCGCTACCGGCATCTCGTGGTCGCGGTGGTCGCCGTCGGCGCCGCGACGGCTCTGGCCGAGCTCTCCAAGTACCTGTTCCTCAGCCGTCCGGAGACCGGCGCGACGAACGTCTTCGACAATTCATTCCCGTCAGGGCATACGACGGTCGCGGCGGCTGCTGCGTTCGCGGTCTTCCTGGTCACCGCACCGCAATGGCGCCATCTGGCCGCTGTGCTGGGTGGCGGATTCGCCGTGCTGACGGGAGTGCTCGCGCTCATCAGTCAGTGGCACAGACCCAGTGACGTCGTCGCAGCGTACTTGCTCGTAGCGGCATGCGGATGCCTCGGAGGCGCCGTCCTCGTTGCCTGGGGCGTTCCACCCGTGACGCGATCGTGCAGGGGACTCCAGCCGCTCTGGTGGATCGCCGGCATCAGCGCACTGGTGTCCCTCATCGCGTTCGTGGTGATCTACGCCACGACCGAGCAGCACGGGCGTCACCTCGAGGTGGCGTACATCGGCGGGAGCTTCGGGATCGTGGCGGCCGGAGCCGCCTTGACCGCCGCGGGCAACCGCCTGTTCCGACACGTGGGGTGA